The segment CTCCCACTGGGCCATATTCTTAAAGCTTAGAATTTCaagagattgaaatggcttagtCGAAGCTTGTCCATTCCCGTAGAACTCATCACCAACTATTAACACTCCACTCAAACCGGAAATGGAGAGAGATTTCAAAGATGGTAACTGCCCAAGCGGTGGTAAGGATATGCAAAATTTACAATCATGTAACCTCAAAGATACTATATTTGAGAAGGAAGAGTGCCCCACCCATTCCGGAAATCTCGTACCTTTGTAACTTTGAATAACAAGATGCTCCAAATTTGTATGAGGCTTTAGTTGTTCAAGTACTTCTCTATCCTGCCTTGAATCACCATCAATATCATCATCTTTACCCCATCTCAACTCCAACTTTTTAAGGTCCACCTTATCCTTCAAATTGGCATCTTTGGCATCCATGGCACATGCAACAGTTTTTAGTCCCGAAATGGAAAGTCTTCCACGTAGATGCTTGAGCTTTCCCAACTCATTAATGCTTGATCCAGTTTGATAGCCTAAAACAAAATTTGTTACCATTCGAAGATCTTTCAACTTACCCATTCCTTCTGGCATTCTGGCTAGGTTTGTTCCCTTGATATCAAGATATAGCATGTTAATCAATCTCTCCAAATCTTTCGGCAACTCATCAAGGTCACTGCATCCACGCAATTTTAGTGCTTGCAAATCATACAATGTACACAAAGAGTTTGGCAACCTTTTAATTTTAGTTCTTGAGAGATTCAAATTTCGTAGATGCTTCAAATTACCAATATCTTCTGGCAAATCGTTGATATTTGTATACCCAGCCAATGAAAGCACTCGTAAGTTTGATTTCACCATCAAATGATGCATTAGCACATTGCTAACATATCGCCTAAAAAAAGAAGACGTCACATTAAAGAAAGTACGCAGACCCTTTGCTTTAGCTAAACTCTGAAATTTTTGTCGCACATCATATTCTTCTTGGACATTAGACAAATGACGGGTCCTTTCGGTTATTAAACAAgaaccaccaccaccaccttcCAATCTGCAAATGAACTCTCCGGTAACAGATTTAGCCAAGTCACTCATTAGATCATGCATGATAAAACAAGATTTCTTTCCTTTAGATTGTTGAAAGAATGACCTCAATCTTAAATCTTTGAAGTACTCGTTACCCCGTTCTTCCAGATCTCCATTGTCTTTGGAATGCTCTAAAAGACCTTCAGCCATCCATAATTGAATAAGTTCTTCCTTTTCAAATTCGTAATCTTTAGGGAAAATTGAACAATAAGCAAAACATCGCTTCAAATGGGAAGAAAGATAATGGTAACTCAATGTTAACGCTGGAAGAATATTAGTTGCATCATTTGGAATGTCCCAAAAATTGCTATGTAAAATTTTGTTCCACTCACCAACATCTGGTTGGCAACGCAGAAGACCTCCAAGAGCTTTTGCAGCCAAAGGGAGACCGCCACATCTTTTAACAATTGCTTCCCCGATTGCCATCAGATCTGGATGCTTGGTGGGGCTTGAACCATCAAATGCATGCTTTGCAAATAACTTCCAACAATCATCATCTGATAACACATCTAAATGATAAGTTGGAACGTTCCTCATGATTGCTGCAACGTTTTCATCACGTGTTGTTACAATAATCTTGCTATTCTTGGCCCCAGAAGTGAAGGGACTTGCAAGCTCTTTCCAATGAAAATAATTCTTGTTCCAAACATCATCCAAAATGATTAGATATTTCTTTCCCGACAGCTGCTCTTTGAGTTTAAGTTGAAGCTGATTTAAGTTCTGGTTTCCATCAAAGCTACATTTCATCTCTTCAAGAATGGTTTTGGTTACCTTGAAAGCATCAAATTCCTCTGAAACACACACCCATGCTTTGCGGTCAAACCATTTATCAACTCTGGGGTCGTTGTAGATCAATTGGGCAAGGGTGGTTTTGCCAAGCCCGCCCATACCCACAATGGGAATCACAGCTATCTGATTTTCAGACAGATTTTGAGGATCCAACAACTTCATTATTTCTTCTTTTTCATCATCTCTGCCATAAACATCAGACTCGTCCACCAAAGAAGTTGCAGGCGTTCTTTGAAATGCCTTTTCTCCTTTATAGTTTTCTTTCAGACCCAGAATCTGTGTTTGGTTGAGCAGGTAGTCTAGTCTCCCAAGGACCTCCTCCAGCTTGGACTGCATCCCATCTTTGAAAGGATtgaaagaagagaaaaagctaCTAACCTGCTTCATAGGAGTAGTTTGATATTCGGATTCGATCTTGTTCCGAAGAGCTTCAGTAGAGATCTCGTCCAGGAGGTCCTCGGCATCATAAACAGCATTTTTGAGCTCATCAGTCCAGCTTTTGACATTTGGGTTAGTAATCTGCTTATTTTCAGCATCATCCAACACTGC is part of the Gossypium arboreum isolate Shixiya-1 chromosome 5, ASM2569848v2, whole genome shotgun sequence genome and harbors:
- the LOC108450232 gene encoding putative disease resistance RPP13-like protein 1 → MAMVGEAFLSASIEVLLDRIVSGDVLRLIQGKKLEAVLLKKLKPTLMSVKAVLDDAENKQITNPNVKSWTDELKNAVYDAEDLLDEISTEALRNKIESEYQTTPMKQVSSFFSSFNPFKDGMQSKLEEVLGRLDYLLNQTQILGLKENYKGEKAFQRTPATSLVDESDVYGRDDEKEEIMKLLDPQNLSENQIAVIPIVGMGGLGKTTLAQLIYNDPRVDKWFDRKAWVCVSEEFDAFKVTKTILEEMKCSFDGNQNLNQLQLKLKEQLSGKKYLIILDDVWNKNYFHWKELASPFTSGAKNSKIIVTTRDENVAAIMRNVPTYHLDVLSDDDCWKLFAKHAFDGSSPTKHPDLMAIGEAIVKRCGGLPLAAKALGGLLRCQPDVGEWNKILHSNFWDIPNDATNILPALTLSYHYLSSHLKRCFAYCSIFPKDYEFEKEELIQLWMAEGLLEHSKDNGDLEERGNEYFKDLRLRSFFQQSKGKKSCFIMHDLMSDLAKSVTGEFICRLEGGGGGSCLITERTRHLSNVQEEYDVRQKFQSLAKAKGLRTFFNVTSSFFRRYVSNVLMHHLMVKSNLRVLSLAGYTNINDLPEDIGNLKHLRNLNLSRTKIKRLPNSLCTLYDLQALKLRGCSDLDELPKDLERLINMLYLDIKGTNLARMPEGMGKLKDLRMVTNFVLGYQTGSSINELGKLKHLRGRLSISGLKTVACAMDAKDANLKDKVDLKKLELRWGKDDDIDGDSRQDREVLEQLKPHTNLEHLVIQSYKGTRFPEWVGHSSFSNIVSLRLHDCKFCISLPPLGQLPSLKSLSISGLSGVLIVGDEFYGNGQASTKPFQSLEILSFKNMAQWEEWVYCWTDEAFPLLQELCIDNCSELTKCLPKHLPCLKKLKIEDCEKLGGLLPTAPSILELELKKCKALQLEPLACGLRELDIRDSNMDDSVLEQMLQRCTLLEKVCLWNCSEIRSLPEVRVPITLKGFSINSCESLDYSNIFLYTSLESLDINSWKCHGLESFPLGSLPMLKQVHIRGCEDLKFISAALEGSHHQHLNSLVIECCQNLISFQIEDGLAVTNLTRVVLFRCRSLKSLPEQMHSFPSLEVLEITECPEIERVPKEGLPSKLKEIRIESSDKLIDSLIRKREWSLHKLLSLTTLYISFSEVEMECFPDEHLFPSSLETLWIIGLRNLKSLEYKGFQHLTSLSHLCIYYCTKLQSMPPNMLPHSLSYLFIYNCPNLQSMPPNMLPHSLSYLYICNCPKLQSMPPSMLPPSLSRLCIKKSPLLKEHCEKDKGKDWLNISHIPVIEFDEELII